The nucleotide sequence TCTTATCATATTCTATTTTCAAATCTGATATATTTATCCACTCTTTTTCTGTATCAACTTCTTTACATTCAGATTCTACACGTTGTTTTCTGTTTCCTTCTTCATAATTTGTATTTTGAATGATATAATTATATATTTTTTTATGACTTTCGATTATAAACTCATTATCATTGAAGTTTTTAACTATATATTTTAATAATTCATCATCTTCGAGCATAAATCTTAAAATCCATCTCTCAGCTTTTACGTAAGCGGGCTCTAAATATAATTTTTGTCCAAAATTATTGTCAATATTCATCTTTTCTTGTTTTTTTACATTTTTTTGAAGCTTACTGTTCAAAATATCATATAGCGCCTGTTCGCGTATATTCGTTTGTTCTGATAATTGTTTAATATATACACCCTTTTCTATAGGATCCAATCCTTTAAGAACTTCCAAAACCTTCTCAGAATACAACACGATATCTTGAGACTTTTTAAAATCAAATTCACCTTTTATTTTACTTATCTTATAATCTATTAAAGGAAACGATGTATCTACAAGTTTTAAAAAACTTTCCTTACCATTATTCCTTACAAATTCATCTGGATCCTTGCCCTGTGGAATAGTTAAAACTCTTACATCGAGTCCAATTTCTTTAAGAATTTCAATGCCTCTCATAGTAGCCATCTGCCCTGCCGTATCTGCGTCATATGAGATTATAACCTTATCCGCATACTTCTTTATAAGTCTAGCCTGATCTTGCGTAAGTGCTGTACCTAAAGATGCAACTGCATTATTAATTCCATATTGATGCAATGATATACAATCCATATATCCTTCCACAATTATAAGTTCTCTGCTTATTTTACCTTTTATAGCAAAATTTAATCCGTAAAGATTTATACCTTTCTTGAATAAAGTAGTCTCAGGAGAATTTAAATACTTCGGCTTTGAGTCATCCATAACTCTTCCGCCAAATCCTATAACTCTTCCTCTATAATCAAAAACAGGAAACATAACTCTATTTCTAAATCTATCATAATAGGATCCTTTTTGGCTTTTAATTATAATTCCAGCTTTAAGCATATCCAATTCAGTAAACCCTTTATTGCTTAAATATTTAATTATATTATTCCAACCTGGAGGCGAATAACCAAGTCCAAACTTTCTAATTGTAGTTTCAGTTATTCCTCGATCAATAAAATATTTCTTAGCAATTTTATTTTTTTGGAGACAATTAAAAAAATATCGAGCAGTTTCTACATTTATTTTATATAACTTTTGAAATGACTCTTTTAATGAAGTATTGCCCTTATTTTCAAATTGTATATCTATATTGGCTCTATCCGCTAGAAATTCTACTGCTTCTGGAAATGTTAAATTTCTAGTTTTCATAATAAAAGTTATAACATTCCCTGCCTCTCCACAGCCAAAACATTTATATATTTGCCTATCTACAGACACACTAAAGGACGGTGTCTTCTCATTATGAAATGGACACAATCCAGTATAATTTCTTCCAGATCTTTTTAATTTTACAGTTTCAGATATAACATCAACTATATCATTTGAGTACTTTACTTTTTCAATGACATCTTCCGATATCAATAAACATTCCCACCTATCATAATTTATTGTACGAGATTTAATATATTCGACATAAGTTACTATATTCCTTCTAAATAAATATATTTTTTTAAAATATACCTATTTATTTAAATACAATTGTTATTTTTCCCATTTATCAATAAAAAATATTCTAATATTTAGATATTAATTATAATAACTTAATGAATAGATCCATCTATATTTTATGTAATTCTATACTAACAATAAAAATTCCTTTTTTAATATCAATGTATATTGTAAAAAGTTTTTTAATATTATTATAATAAAATAGCTTTTAAGGAGTGTTAATTAATGCCCTATTCAGTTAAGAAACACAACAATCATGATCTATTATCCGAAGAAAATGTAAAGAACTATGTACTCCCCCACTATAATCTTGAATATGCTGATATAAAAAGGGTTAAATTTAAAGATACAGATAAACAAAGAGCTGTTTATAAGATAAGTGATACAAATCAAAATTATTGTTTAAAAAAAGTTTATTTTTCAAAAGAAGATTTACTCTTTGTATATTCTGCTGTGGAATGGATATTTAGATATGACATAAACGTTCCAAGAATATTATCTACAAACACAAGCAGCAGATTTGTAAACTATAACAATATGTTATTTATATTAACACCATGGATAGATGGTGAAAAATGCGACTACGATAATAAAGAACAAATTCTATCCTCTATGTACAACCTGTCTCTTATCCACAGCAAATGTAAAAATTTTATTCCGATTAGTGGAAGTTATACGCGCAAAAATTTTAATGATATATACTCATCAATAAAAAAACATTTTGAACAAATTCTAAATTGTTCAAATTTGGCATTTAAATATAAGGATAGATTCTCAAAAGAATTTTTAGAACATTTTGATACAAATTTAAGTTTAGCTAAAGTATCACTTTTAACTGCAGCTTCTATCCATAACCAGAATCTAAGCACTTCTTTGTGTCATTTGGATTACGTAAATAAAAATATTATTTTCGACAAAAACAACAATATTTGGACAATTGACTTTGACAAATGCTCAATCGACTACTGTACTCATGATATATCATATGCTTTAAGACGATGCCTCAAAAGAGACAACACTGGTTGGGACATAAATCTAGCTATAGATTCACTTGAATCATATGAACATATTCAAAAATTAAATCTAGATGAATTTAAGTATATCTTATGTTATTTATCTTTTCCACAAAAATTTTGGAAATTATCGAGGGATTATTATAATAATATGAAAAAATGTAATCACAACTCTTTTCTTTACTTACTAAAGAATGCTGTTGAAAATGACACTAAACAATTAGAATTCTCATTAAAATTTACTAAATATATTGAGGGCAGATTTAATACAAAAATAATTTAAATGATATATTACTTTAATAAACAAAAGGTATCATATTTAAAATAATTTTCTTATTTTAAATATGATACCTTTTTATTTCTATAAAACTTATATAGGGTTTGTAATTCTAAGCTTAACTTATGCGCAGGTCGGAATTTCTAAAATTTAGGCACATAAAAAAATTTTGTAGTAAGTTTTAGCGAGGCGTTCTTGAAAATCTTAGTGGATTATATATGTCTGAGCAAAGCGAGTTTATATAATCCGCTTAGATTTTTATGAATGCAAGCTTAGACTTACTAGAAACTTTTTACGTGACGTATTTTGGAAATCCCGGCCGGAGCATAAGTTAAACTTTCATTTACAAACCCTATATTCTAGAATACTTAATATATAAAACTTTTTTAATTGTGCTTATGCCATTTATAGACTATCTTGGATTTTTCACCTGTGCCTGAGCAGCTGCAAGTCTTGCAACTGGAACTCTAAATGGTGAACAAGATACATATTTAAGACCAATATTGTGGCAAAATTCAACAGACGAAGGATCTCCGCCATGTTCCCCACAAATCCCAAGATCAATATCAGGTCTGGTTTTCCTACCCAATTCAACAGCCATTCTTACCAATTTTCCAACTCCAACTTGATCAATTCTCTGGAATGGATCAAATTCATATATTTTTTTATCATAATAGTCCTTTAAAAACTTACCAGCATCATCTCTTGAAAACCCAAATGTCATTTGCGTCAAATCATTTGTCCCAAATGAGAAGAATTCTGCTTCTTCTGCTATACTATCTGCTATAAGAGCTGCCCTAGGTACTTCTATCATAGTACCTACTTCATATTCCAGGCCTATATCTGATTCTTTTATTATTTTATCTGCAACCCTTACAACTATATCCTTTACAAACTTTAATTCTTTTACTTCTCCAACTAATGGAATCATAATTTCAGGTTTTATATCATAACCTTTTCTCTTCTTAACATCTATTGCGGCTTCTATTATAGCTCTTGTCTGCATTTCTGCTATTTCAGGATATGATACTGTAAGTCTACAACCTCTATGCCCCATCATTGGATTAAATTCATGAAGAGATGCCACCGTTGACTTTAACTCCTCAAAGGTTATTCCCATTTCTTTTGCAAGATTCTTTACATCTTCATCATCTGAAGGTAAAAATTCATGTAATGGTGGATCCAAAAACCTTATAGTTACTGGTTTTTCCTCCATTGCCTCATAAATTCCTATGAAATCTTCCCTTTGCATTGGAAGTATTTTTAAAAGGGCTTTTCTTCGCTGCTTTTCTGTCTTCGATACTATCATTTCCCTAACTGCCGGTATTCTGTCCTCATCAAAAAACATATGCTCTGTTCGGCAAAGACCTATTCCCTGTGCCCCGAATTTAACGGCCTGAGATGCATCTTTGGGAGTATCTGCATTTGTTCTTACATCTAAAACTTTTATTTCGTCAGCCCACTTCATAAATATACCAAAATATCCGCTGGTTTTAGGTTCTACAGTTTTTATAGCTTTCCCATAAATATTTCCCGTACTTCCATCAAGCGATATATAATCCCCCTCTTTGTACTTGTCTCCTGCTACTTCAAAAGTTTTCAATTCTTCATTTATATTTATATCGCCACAACCTGCTACGCAGCAAGTTCCCATACCTCTTGCAACAACTGCTGCATGAGAAGTCATTCCACCTCTTACAGTCAGTATACCTTCTGATGCCACCATTCCTTCTATGTCTTCAGGTGAAGTTTCCAATCTTACAAGTATTACTTTTTCACCTTTATCATGATGAAGTTTTGCTGACTCCGCAGTAAAATAAATTTTACCATATGCAGCACCGGGAGAAGCTGGAAGCCCTTTTGCTATTATTTTAGCTTTTCTAAGTTCTTCTTCATCAAAATTTGGGTGAAGAAGTGCATCCAATTGTTTAGGATCAACCTTAAGTATTGCTTCCTCTCTTGTTATAAGTCCTTCATTTACCATATCAACAGCTACCTTTAACGCAGCCTGAGCCGTCCTTTTACCATTTCTAGTCTGAAGAAAATATAATTTTCCCTGTTCTATAGTAAACTCCATATCCTGCATATCTTTATAATGTGTCTCCAACTTTTTAGCTATACTGACAAATTGTTCATAACATTCTGGCAAATCTTGTTTCAATTTAGTTATCACTTGAGGAGTTCTAATACCGGCTACGACATCTTCTCCCTGAGCATTTATCAAGTATTCTCCAAATATAGCATTTTCACCGTTAGCAGGATTTCTTGTAAAAGCAACTCCTGTACCAGATGTGTCTCCCATATTTCCAAATACCATTGATTGGACATTAACAGCAGTTCCCCAGTCTCCAGGTATATCATTCAATCTTCTATACACTATTGCCCTTGGATTATCCCATGACCTAAATACAGCTGTAACAGCCTCAATTAATTGCTTTTTAGGATCCTGTGGAAAATCTTTATGAATTTCATTTTTATAAAGTGTTTTAAATTTTTTTACAACATCCTTCAAATCCGATGCATTAAGTTCTGTATCAAACTTAACCCCTTTTACCTTTTTAAAACCATCAAGTATATCTTCAAATTTTCTCTTTTCAATTCCCATAACGACATCTGCAAACATCTGTATGAATCTTCTATAAGAATCATATGCGAATCTTTCATTATTAGTTAATTTTGCTAAAGTTTGAACTGTATCATCATTTAGTCCCAAATTTAATATTG is from Clostridium fermenticellae and encodes:
- the ppdK gene encoding pyruvate, phosphate dikinase; the protein is MNGNKYVYLFREGNASMRNLLGGKGANLAEMTNLGITVPQGFTVTTEVCTRYYEDGEKLGEDILLQIYNAMDELEDLTNKKFGSMENPLLVSVRSGARVSMPGMMDTILNLGLNDDTVQTLAKLTNNERFAYDSYRRFIQMFADVVMGIEKRKFEDILDGFKKVKGVKFDTELNASDLKDVVKKFKTLYKNEIHKDFPQDPKKQLIEAVTAVFRSWDNPRAIVYRRLNDIPGDWGTAVNVQSMVFGNMGDTSGTGVAFTRNPANGENAIFGEYLINAQGEDVVAGIRTPQVITKLKQDLPECYEQFVSIAKKLETHYKDMQDMEFTIEQGKLYFLQTRNGKRTAQAALKVAVDMVNEGLITREEAILKVDPKQLDALLHPNFDEEELRKAKIIAKGLPASPGAAYGKIYFTAESAKLHHDKGEKVILVRLETSPEDIEGMVASEGILTVRGGMTSHAAVVARGMGTCCVAGCGDININEELKTFEVAGDKYKEGDYISLDGSTGNIYGKAIKTVEPKTSGYFGIFMKWADEIKVLDVRTNADTPKDASQAVKFGAQGIGLCRTEHMFFDEDRIPAVREMIVSKTEKQRRKALLKILPMQREDFIGIYEAMEEKPVTIRFLDPPLHEFLPSDDEDVKNLAKEMGITFEELKSTVASLHEFNPMMGHRGCRLTVSYPEIAEMQTRAIIEAAIDVKKRKGYDIKPEIMIPLVGEVKELKFVKDIVVRVADKIIKESDIGLEYEVGTMIEVPRAALIADSIAEEAEFFSFGTNDLTQMTFGFSRDDAGKFLKDYYDKKIYEFDPFQRIDQVGVGKLVRMAVELGRKTRPDIDLGICGEHGGDPSSVEFCHNIGLKYVSCSPFRVPVARLAAAQAQVKNPR
- a CDS encoding CotS family spore coat protein; the encoded protein is MPYSVKKHNNHDLLSEENVKNYVLPHYNLEYADIKRVKFKDTDKQRAVYKISDTNQNYCLKKVYFSKEDLLFVYSAVEWIFRYDINVPRILSTNTSSRFVNYNNMLFILTPWIDGEKCDYDNKEQILSSMYNLSLIHSKCKNFIPISGSYTRKNFNDIYSSIKKHFEQILNCSNLAFKYKDRFSKEFLEHFDTNLSLAKVSLLTAASIHNQNLSTSLCHLDYVNKNIIFDKNNNIWTIDFDKCSIDYCTHDISYALRRCLKRDNTGWDINLAIDSLESYEHIQKLNLDEFKYILCYLSFPQKFWKLSRDYYNNMKKCNHNSFLYLLKNAVENDTKQLEFSLKFTKYIEGRFNTKII
- the dnaG gene encoding DNA primase, with amino-acid sequence MISEDVIEKVKYSNDIVDVISETVKLKRSGRNYTGLCPFHNEKTPSFSVSVDRQIYKCFGCGEAGNVITFIMKTRNLTFPEAVEFLADRANIDIQFENKGNTSLKESFQKLYKINVETARYFFNCLQKNKIAKKYFIDRGITETTIRKFGLGYSPPGWNNIIKYLSNKGFTELDMLKAGIIIKSQKGSYYDRFRNRVMFPVFDYRGRVIGFGGRVMDDSKPKYLNSPETTLFKKGINLYGLNFAIKGKISRELIIVEGYMDCISLHQYGINNAVASLGTALTQDQARLIKKYADKVIISYDADTAGQMATMRGIEILKEIGLDVRVLTIPQGKDPDEFVRNNGKESFLKLVDTSFPLIDYKISKIKGEFDFKKSQDIVLYSEKVLEVLKGLDPIEKGVYIKQLSEQTNIREQALYDILNSKLQKNVKKQEKMNIDNNFGQKLYLEPAYVKAERWILRFMLEDDELLKYIVKNFNDNEFIIESHKKIYNYIIQNTNYEEGNRKQRVESECKEVDTEKEWINISDLKIEYDKNEYKDIIEDYINVIKRFKLQAQKQDIMNEIKKCESDGRTQESIKLAQKLIEIQKKIGGIQ